The Paenibacillus sophorae genome has a segment encoding these proteins:
- a CDS encoding sigma factor: MRGWKLASTHAKAATTQEITVSHKNLTSVRVHNLKKFDNTGEDMEDLISIGTIGLIKAIESYRPNKGTKLATFAARCIENEILMHLRSLKKTRKDVSLHDPIGTDKEGNEIDILGSDTDDVIKEVDLKIEKSKIYRNVSRIEKRALMKLYHEFYKAKR; the protein is encoded by the coding sequence ATGCGTGGGTGGAAGCTTGCTAGCACGCATGCAAAAGCTGCGACCACGCAAGAAATCACAGTATCGCATAAAAATTTGACATCGGTTCGTGTCCACAACCTCAAAAAATTCGACAACACCGGCGAAGATATGGAGGATCTGATCTCCATTGGCACGATCGGGCTGATTAAAGCGATTGAGAGTTACCGGCCCAATAAAGGGACCAAACTGGCTACGTTCGCAGCCCGCTGCATAGAGAATGAAATTCTGATGCACCTCCGTTCACTCAAAAAAACCCGCAAAGATGTATCCCTGCACGACCCAATCGGGACGGACAAAGAAGGCAACGAAATCGATATTCTCGGCTCCGATACGGATGACGTAATTAAAGAGGTCGATCTGAAGATTGAGAAGAGCAAGATCTACCGCAATGTGTCGCGGATAGAGAAGCGGGCGCTAATGAAGCTGTATCATGAGTTTTATAAGGCGAAGCGATAG
- a CDS encoding PIG-L deacetylase family protein: protein MMSAYSEADKLMVVAHPDDESIFGGGALIRESGWKVICLTNGSNETRSREFQEAMNFVGAEFEIWDFPDEYDGEFDEEEVGDALRNVLDTGDFHKVVTHNLEGEYGHSQHRSLSRILHNMDLDQLYVFERADDALPFHILQMKLQLLQHYKSQMYVIEQLMPFIVNERLI, encoded by the coding sequence CAGATAAACTTATGGTAGTCGCTCATCCTGACGATGAAAGCATATTCGGAGGCGGAGCCTTAATCCGGGAGTCAGGCTGGAAAGTCATTTGCTTAACCAACGGAAGCAACGAGACCCGTTCCAGGGAATTTCAAGAAGCAATGAATTTCGTTGGCGCCGAGTTCGAAATATGGGATTTCCCGGATGAATACGATGGAGAGTTTGACGAAGAAGAAGTAGGAGACGCTTTAAGAAACGTATTGGATACCGGTGATTTCCATAAAGTTGTCACTCATAATCTGGAAGGGGAATACGGGCATAGCCAGCACCGGTCGTTGTCCCGTATTTTGCACAACATGGATTTAGATCAATTGTATGTATTTGAAAGAGCGGATGATGCGCTTCCATTTCATATATTGCAGATGAAACTTCAATTATTGCAGCACTATAAAAGCCAAATGTATGTAATCGAACAACTGATGCCATTCATAGTGAATGAGCGGTTAATTTAG
- a CDS encoding MetQ/NlpA family ABC transporter substrate-binding protein produces the protein MRKLLTVVLAGLILVLSACGKQSSSGEDKKEITVGFGVGTYEEQFRQGILPILEEKGYKVNIKTFSQNMQVNPAMKEGSIDASIFQSTAYMEAINKELSAEMTRLAFAPGAPQGLYSEKHKSLDEVKDGSMVAVPQDPVNQERAIRILEELGWVKVKADAGTTDFNLNSVEPGSVNLKIEVLDPAQILVSLKDVDFGVVNGNYIANANRKITEALKIENTPEQHRIIVSINKKDENTQWAKDLKAAYESKEFEDYINSQDKYDGFILPEAWKNN, from the coding sequence ATGAGAAAATTATTAACGGTAGTATTGGCAGGATTAATTTTGGTGCTGAGCGCTTGCGGAAAGCAAAGTTCGTCCGGCGAAGATAAAAAAGAGATTACCGTCGGTTTTGGCGTAGGTACTTACGAAGAGCAATTCCGCCAGGGCATTCTGCCGATTCTGGAGGAAAAAGGCTACAAGGTGAACATCAAAACGTTCTCGCAGAACATGCAGGTTAACCCGGCTATGAAGGAAGGCTCTATTGACGCCAGCATTTTCCAAAGTACAGCTTATATGGAAGCTATTAATAAGGAACTGAGTGCGGAGATGACAAGACTCGCATTCGCACCCGGTGCGCCGCAAGGTCTGTACTCCGAAAAGCACAAGTCGCTGGATGAAGTAAAAGATGGTTCGATGGTAGCGGTCCCACAGGACCCGGTTAACCAGGAACGCGCGATTCGGATTTTGGAAGAACTCGGTTGGGTAAAAGTAAAAGCCGATGCGGGTACAACGGATTTCAACCTGAACAGCGTTGAGCCAGGCAGTGTTAATCTTAAAATTGAGGTGCTGGATCCGGCCCAAATTCTGGTGTCATTGAAAGACGTGGACTTTGGGGTTGTCAACGGAAACTACATTGCCAACGCCAACAGAAAAATTACGGAAGCGTTGAAGATCGAAAATACACCCGAACAGCATCGCATTATTGTTTCTATCAATAAAAAAGACGAAAACACCCAATGGGCCAAGGACTTGAAAGCAGCTTACGAATCCAAGGAATTTGAGGATTATATTAATTCTCAAGATAAATATGACGGCTTCATTCTGCCGGAGGCCTGGAAAAACAACTAA
- the proC gene encoding pyrroline-5-carboxylate reductase gives MAGQRIHFIGGGQMAEAIIRAIISNQTTAAEHISVADINEERIRLLSGKYGIQAETRQEAALAEADLIIIAVRPQDNLAEVGRIIHEHAAQNSAVISIVAGVTIEKLAGYIGGDRPIVRVIPNTLTDTGLGYSGAALNAHAAKEEVDDFLNGFGKVQYLDESLIDIFTGYGVAGPNYVYYFIESLADAGVLAGLPREQAWQVALENVEGGVAMLRHTKLHPRQLLDINNSPGGVGINGLYELNNSDFAAGLQRSVLAAVKRTTELGKDHS, from the coding sequence ATGGCGGGGCAGCGCATTCATTTCATCGGCGGCGGTCAAATGGCCGAAGCGATCATCCGTGCGATTATCAGCAATCAGACTACAGCTGCCGAGCATATCAGCGTGGCCGACATCAATGAGGAACGCATCCGGTTATTAAGCGGGAAGTACGGTATTCAAGCTGAAACCCGGCAGGAGGCTGCACTGGCGGAAGCCGATCTTATTATTATTGCCGTTAGGCCTCAGGATAATCTGGCCGAAGTCGGACGGATCATTCATGAGCATGCAGCGCAGAACAGTGCAGTCATATCGATAGTAGCCGGCGTGACGATTGAGAAGCTGGCCGGTTATATCGGCGGCGACCGCCCTATTGTTCGCGTGATTCCGAACACATTAACCGATACGGGGCTGGGATACAGCGGAGCAGCCCTAAATGCCCATGCAGCCAAAGAAGAGGTGGACGATTTCTTGAACGGGTTCGGAAAAGTGCAGTATCTGGACGAATCGCTTATTGATATTTTCACTGGTTACGGGGTGGCCGGACCGAACTATGTTTACTATTTTATTGAATCCTTGGCCGACGCGGGCGTGCTTGCAGGTCTCCCACGGGAACAGGCATGGCAGGTTGCTCTTGAAAATGTCGAAGGCGGCGTGGCAATGCTGCGTCATACGAAGCTTCATCCCAGACAACTGCTCGACATAAACAACTCACCGGGTGGCGTTGGGATTAACGGGCTGTATGAACTGAACAACAGCGACTTTGCGGCCGGTCTGCAGCGAAGCGTGTTAGCCGCAGTCAAGCGGACAACGGAGCTTGGAAAGGATCACTCATGA
- a CDS encoding NAD-dependent epimerase/dehydratase family protein → MHKVIITGANGFIGSSLTNFLAKKGVTIFAVVRNKFSNVDTILKHENINIIYCDLNHAEQLEYLIEDRDIDVFYHLAWTGASGPGRADYKVQMENVSNSLECAKQSKLMGCKRFIAIGTIGEFMAELAIKNNIISEIFTYAISKNFCHSLLDIYCYNHNIPYTWCTLPGVYGIGDRTSNIINYTIKKLLLKELPEYTKAEQLFDFVYIDDCIKCLFEIGLKNDFKKYYFVGGPSPQPLNKFIETAKNVVSPDSQLGFGIRNEDGIVYKKEWFTMDETIKHLGFKHEFSFEEGIKLTTEWIKSTGIYNS, encoded by the coding sequence ATGCATAAAGTAATAATCACAGGAGCAAATGGATTTATTGGTAGTTCATTAACGAATTTTCTTGCGAAAAAAGGAGTAACAATATTTGCTGTAGTAAGAAACAAATTCTCTAATGTTGATACAATACTGAAACATGAAAACATTAATATAATCTATTGTGATCTTAATCATGCGGAGCAGTTAGAATATTTAATAGAAGATAGAGATATTGATGTGTTTTATCATCTTGCTTGGACTGGTGCGTCTGGACCAGGAAGGGCAGACTATAAGGTTCAAATGGAGAATGTATCCAATTCCTTGGAGTGTGCTAAGCAATCAAAGCTTATGGGATGTAAAAGATTCATTGCAATAGGTACAATTGGAGAGTTCATGGCAGAGCTAGCAATAAAAAATAATATAATTTCAGAGATTTTCACTTATGCTATTAGTAAGAACTTTTGTCACTCATTGTTAGACATATATTGTTATAACCATAACATTCCCTACACGTGGTGCACTTTACCTGGTGTATATGGGATTGGGGATAGAACATCAAATATTATTAATTATACAATCAAAAAATTATTACTTAAAGAATTGCCCGAATATACTAAAGCAGAGCAATTATTTGATTTCGTTTATATTGATGACTGTATCAAGTGTTTGTTTGAAATTGGATTAAAGAATGATTTTAAAAAATACTATTTTGTTGGAGGCCCTTCTCCGCAACCTTTGAATAAATTTATTGAAACGGCTAAAAATGTAGTTTCTCCTGACTCACAATTAGGGTTCGGAATAAGAAATGAAGATGGAATTGTGTACAAGAAAGAATGGTTTACAATGGATGAAACTATAAAACATTTGGGTTTTAAACATGAATTCTCTTTTGAAGAAGGTATAAAATTAACTACCGAATGGATCAAATCAACGGGCATATATAATAGTTAG
- a CDS encoding VOC family protein, producing MTTIHWDHTVHYVNDLDKAIKTFQESGLDAFHGGSHKLWGTFMMRSRPSRDKKSLAVSLSGPMTSRRPQTG from the coding sequence ATGACAACGATTCACTGGGATCATACGGTTCATTATGTCAACGATCTGGACAAGGCGATAAAGACGTTTCAGGAGAGCGGACTGGATGCATTCCATGGCGGTTCGCACAAACTTTGGGGCACGTTCATGATGCGCTCCAGACCCTCCCGGGACAAGAAATCTTTAGCCGTGTCGCTCTCCGGACCAATGACATCGAGAAGACCGCAGACTGGTTAA
- a CDS encoding VOC family protein has product MGHVHDALQTLPGQEIFSRVALRTNDIEKTADWLTSQGLTLSPILDGQRLNTQGQWIEWRMMTIEGDFQGLVYPFIIQWKGTDAERLESLTKSGVIKPHPAGGARIKNAVFSVPDPAAAAAHWQTLFGLSAAVSESPDKISIELGIGDKSFVFKQGDERRLTQLGFISDSPELRGKTIVIGEGEYVFK; this is encoded by the coding sequence TTGGGGCACGTTCATGATGCGCTCCAGACCCTCCCGGGACAAGAAATCTTTAGCCGTGTCGCTCTCCGGACCAATGACATCGAGAAGACCGCAGACTGGTTAACATCGCAGGGTCTGACGCTATCGCCGATTCTGGACGGACAACGGCTGAATACGCAGGGGCAATGGATTGAGTGGAGAATGATGACGATTGAAGGAGACTTTCAAGGCCTCGTATACCCATTCATTATACAATGGAAGGGAACCGATGCGGAGCGGTTGGAAAGTCTCACCAAATCCGGGGTGATTAAACCGCATCCGGCAGGCGGAGCCCGGATCAAGAATGCAGTCTTTTCCGTACCCGATCCGGCAGCGGCCGCCGCGCATTGGCAAACATTGTTCGGGCTGTCCGCAGCCGTATCCGAATCACCGGACAAGATTTCAATTGAGCTTGGTATTGGCGACAAGTCATTTGTTTTTAAACAAGGAGACGAACGGCGTTTGACGCAGCTTGGATTCATTTCGGATTCTCCCGAACTAAGAGGCAAAACTATAGTCATCGGCGAAGGGGAATATGTTTTTAAATGA
- the sigK gene encoding RNA polymerase sporulation sigma factor SigK, whose product MTSYRVHNLKKFDNTGEDMEDLISIGTIGLIKAIESYRPNKGTKLATFAARCIENEILMHLRSLKKTRKDVSLHDPIGTDKEGNEITLIDILGSDTDDVIKEVDLKIEKSKIYRNLDILDDREKEVVVGRFGLDTGGEERTQREIAKELGISRSYVSRIEKRALMKLYHEFYKAKR is encoded by the coding sequence ATGACATCATATCGTGTTCACAACCTCAAAAAATTCGATAACACCGGCGAAGACATGGAGGATTTAATCTCCATCGGGACAATCGGGCTCATCAAGGCCATTGAAAGTTACCGTCCCAATAAAGGAACCAAACTGGCTACGTTTGCAGCCCGCTGCATCGAGAACGAGATTCTGATGCATCTGCGCTCGCTCAAAAAAACCCGCAAAGATGTATCCCTGCACGACCCAATCGGGACGGACAAAGAAGGTAACGAGATCACGCTCATCGATATCCTGGGCTCGGATACGGACGATGTCATCAAGGAAGTGGACCTGAAGATCGAGAAGAGCAAGATCTACCGCAACCTCGACATCCTGGACGACCGGGAAAAAGAGGTGGTGGTCGGCCGTTTCGGGCTCGATACGGGGGGCGAGGAGCGGACGCAGCGGGAGATAGCGAAGGAGCTGGGGATTAGCCGCAGCTATGTATCGCGGATAGAGAAGCGGGCGCTGATGAAGCTGTATCATGAGTTTTATAAGGCGAAACGTTAG
- a CDS encoding PadR family transcriptional regulator yields MLIYVILGFLCEKDMTGYEIKQKMTLSTSNFIDASFGSIYPMLKKMEKGELIKYEEVVEEGRFKKSYGITEKGKSEFIEWLKTPCTFSPFNYEYLSKLFFYKYLDDLEVVRLIASFQTTVACEYNKLALIEEQHVHEMGGYEHATLMFGKEYFQMIMNWHDELTRKITGKKANEYENDKEI; encoded by the coding sequence ATGTTGATTTATGTAATACTTGGGTTCCTCTGCGAAAAGGATATGACAGGATATGAAATCAAGCAGAAGATGACGTTAAGTACCTCCAACTTTATTGATGCCAGCTTCGGAAGCATATATCCTATGCTGAAAAAAATGGAAAAGGGGGAGCTTATCAAGTATGAAGAAGTGGTAGAGGAGGGCAGATTCAAAAAATCATATGGTATCACGGAAAAAGGGAAGAGTGAATTTATAGAATGGTTAAAAACACCATGTACTTTTTCCCCTTTTAATTATGAGTATTTAAGTAAGCTTTTCTTTTATAAATATCTTGACGATCTTGAGGTTGTTCGACTGATTGCCAGCTTTCAAACCACTGTCGCCTGTGAATATAACAAGCTTGCCTTGATAGAAGAGCAACACGTTCATGAGATGGGGGGATATGAGCACGCGACGTTGATGTTTGGCAAAGAATATTTTCAAATGATTATGAATTGGCACGATGAACTCACAAGAAAAATTACAGGAAAGAAGGCTAATGAATATGAGAATGACAAAGAAATTTAA
- a CDS encoding DNA alkylation repair protein has translation MNVEMVMRELEALGKERTKKIYSSNGAHEPLFGVATGAMKPIFKKTKINQPLAEQLYATGNYDAMYFAGIIADPNAMTEADFDRWMDAAYFYMLSDYVVAVTLAEADIAQEVADKWIASGKELRMSAGWSCYCWLLGNRPDDEFSESKIAGMLEIVKNTIHDSPERTKYAMNNFLYTVAVSYVPLHDKACETARTVGPVEVNKDKAKSKFLHAYENIQKAVDKGQVGFKRKHVRC, from the coding sequence AATGGCGCGCACGAACCGCTTTTTGGCGTGGCTACCGGCGCGATGAAGCCTATCTTCAAGAAAACCAAAATAAATCAGCCTCTAGCTGAGCAGCTTTACGCGACGGGGAACTACGACGCCATGTATTTTGCTGGGATCATTGCCGATCCCAATGCAATGACGGAAGCCGATTTTGACCGATGGATGGATGCGGCTTATTTTTATATGCTGTCCGATTATGTAGTTGCAGTAACCTTGGCAGAAGCGGATATTGCACAAGAGGTTGCCGATAAATGGATCGCGAGCGGTAAAGAGCTGAGAATGTCAGCGGGCTGGAGCTGTTACTGCTGGCTGCTCGGCAACCGACCGGACGATGAATTTTCCGAAAGCAAAATTGCCGGTATGCTTGAGATCGTGAAAAATACGATTCATGATTCTCCAGAACGCACTAAATACGCAATGAACAACTTTTTATACACAGTGGCGGTATCCTATGTGCCTCTTCATGATAAAGCGTGTGAGACCGCAAGAACTGTAGGCCCAGTAGAAGTCAATAAGGATAAGGCCAAAAGCAAATTTCTTCACGCTTATGAAAATATTCAAAAGGCAGTCGACAAAGGGCAGGTTGGTTTTAAACGCAAGCATGTAAGATGTTGA
- a CDS encoding glycosyltransferase, with protein sequence MIIVQVAPNIIPLPGSGGLERVVYNLSDALVDMGHEVYVYALAGSRSRAVVIPYGHRYETDSIKDFVLETIPDNTDIIHDHTHDLLFGQEDLSIPIVSTIHTEWSLHVPVKHPVYVSRTKLKQSPNRHKGYYVHNGIDLNEYKYSKHKEDYVLFLGRIDWEKGVHTAIDVAEMTGVRTIIAGPAWDGDLFKQILPRINNSPNIEYVSEVHGKAKQDLLRHAKWLMFPTACEEQFGLVMIEAMACGTPVAAFPRGAVPEVLSGFPQFLCESAEDMAEMIMSDASVHPEQLRQYVASRFTKEKMAERYLKVYEKVIGHGHYL encoded by the coding sequence GTGATCATTGTTCAGGTGGCTCCGAACATCATTCCTCTTCCCGGCAGCGGAGGTCTCGAAAGGGTCGTGTACAATTTATCGGATGCGCTTGTCGATATGGGTCATGAGGTCTATGTGTATGCTCTCGCAGGGAGCCGAAGCCGTGCTGTCGTTATTCCGTATGGACACCGGTATGAAACGGACAGCATCAAGGATTTCGTTCTTGAAACGATACCGGACAATACGGATATCATACACGACCATACGCATGATCTCCTGTTTGGACAGGAAGACCTAAGCATTCCAATAGTCTCAACGATTCACACGGAATGGTCGCTTCATGTCCCGGTAAAGCATCCCGTATATGTGAGCCGTACGAAGCTTAAACAGTCTCCTAACCGGCATAAAGGATATTATGTACACAATGGAATCGACCTAAACGAGTATAAATATAGTAAGCACAAAGAAGATTATGTGCTGTTTCTAGGACGGATTGATTGGGAAAAAGGCGTGCATACTGCGATTGATGTGGCCGAAATGACAGGTGTAAGAACGATAATAGCAGGTCCCGCCTGGGACGGAGATCTGTTTAAACAGATCCTTCCAAGAATTAATAACAGCCCTAACATCGAATATGTCAGTGAAGTTCATGGAAAAGCAAAACAAGATTTACTGCGGCATGCTAAATGGCTCATGTTTCCGACTGCTTGCGAAGAGCAATTTGGATTGGTGATGATTGAAGCGATGGCCTGCGGAACGCCTGTGGCCGCATTCCCAAGAGGGGCTGTCCCGGAAGTCCTGTCCGGGTTTCCCCAATTCTTGTGTGAAAGCGCGGAGGATATGGCGGAGATGATTATGAGCGATGCCTCCGTCCATCCCGAACAGCTTCGTCAGTATGTCGCTAGTCGATTTACGAAAGAAAAGATGGCTGAACGTTACCTAAAAGTATACGAGAAGGTTATTGGGCATGGTCATTACCTGTAA